The Pseudoxanthomonas suwonensis sequence GCCAGACCCCCTGGGCACGGCGGCCCCGGCCGAAGCCCGCGCTTTTCCTCCAGGCACCCGAACACGTCTAAGCCCCGTCCGAAGCCCGCGCTTTTCCTCCAGGCACTCGACACGTCCAAGCCCCTTCCGGAGCCAACGCTTTTCCTCCAGGCACCCCGACACGTCTAGGCCCCGCCCGGAGCCAGCGCTTTTATCAGGCATGTCCGGCCCTTCCGACGCCGGAGCTTCGGCTTCTGGCTCTTCAAGGCGCGACAGTCCATACCCCGAAGTCCTTGGAACCGAGCAAGCCGCCCGTTCATCCCGGCCAAGGCATCGCCCGTCCCCCCAGGGAACCCGCAGCCGTGAAAATGGTCACAACCCGGGCTTGCAAAGGCCTGGGCCCGCCCCTATGGCATAATCCCCGGCTATTTTCCGCACAACTGGACGATCCCGATGAGCTTCCTCGACTTCCTGATCCCGACCGCCTACGCCCAGGCCGCTGGCGGCCAGCCGCAGGGCGGTGGCTTCGGCATGCTGCTGTTCCCGATCATCCTGATCGCGATCATGTACTTTCTGATGATCCGCCCGCAGATGAAGCGGCAGAAGGAACACAAGTCCATGCTCGACAAGCTGTCCCGCGGCGACGAGGTCATCACCTCCGGCGGCGTGGCCGGCACTGTCACCGACATCGGCGACAACTTCGTGACCGTCGAGATCGCCGACAACGTGCGCGTCCGCGTGCAGAAGGGCGCCATCGGCAACGTCCTGCCCAAGGGCACCCTGAAGTCCGCCTGATCCTCCCGTCCCACCGTTGAGCGTGGTCCCGCGTGGCGGGGCCGCGCGGGGTCCCGCAATGCTCGAATTTCCCCGCTGGAAGTACTTCGTCATCCTGCTCGTGCTGGCGCTCAGCCTGCTGTACGCGCTGCCCAACATCTTCCAGAGCGACTACGCCGTGCAGGTCACCGGCAACCGCGGCGCGGCGCTGGACGATGCGC is a genomic window containing:
- the yajC gene encoding preprotein translocase subunit YajC, which gives rise to MSFLDFLIPTAYAQAAGGQPQGGGFGMLLFPIILIAIMYFLMIRPQMKRQKEHKSMLDKLSRGDEVITSGGVAGTVTDIGDNFVTVEIADNVRVRVQKGAIGNVLPKGTLKSA